The DNA window GATCTTCTTGATCGGCGCGCCGTGCTCGCGAATGTTGCTGAGCAGCAACGCGACACCGCCGCCGCGCTTGGACAGCTGCAGCGCGGAGTTGATGGAGCGCCCGATGGACTCCATATTATCCTCGATGCGCAAAAGGAAGCAGTTGTGCACCACCGTGCCGCGAATCGTATAGGTGTGCGTTCCCTCGACGTGCAGGTTGTAGACCTGCTCGGGAGTCTCCTCGGTCCGCGTGATCTCCCGGACTCCGTACACATGGCGGCCATGCACCACTTGATAGGTGGTGCGTGTGGTGCCCTTACGACCCACGTAGTTGTGGAGGTTCTTGCCGACGTCGAAGATGAACTCTTCGTTCGTACCCGGGAGCCCCGGAACAAAGAGTTGACCGGTGATGTTGCCCGCCTGGTTGACATACCGGCGAACCGTGGCAATGACCCCGAGCCGCCGAAGAATCAACTGCACCTGATCGACCAGGTCAGGATTGACCAGGTCGAGGACGAGACCGCCGGTGGTGCAGCAGCCATCCCCACGGAACAACCCGGCCAGCAAGCCACGCTGGAATCCCTCGTTGGCGGTGAGAACATCATGGGACAACCACTTAGTGCTGTATCCGGTTCCGGCCATCGCGAGCATCAGCGAGGCCACGAGCTTGCTATTGCACACCATACGGACAGAGTTGTCCGAGTTGTTCGTGTGGACAGCTAGATCCGCTGCGAACACCTGTTTGAAGGCAGCCGTCAGTTCTTCCTGGTGGGCAGTTTCATGCGCGCCCAGCGTGAAGTGGATGCCATTCGGCTGCACTCCCCCGGTGCTGGAACGCTTGGAAACATGTCCCTCCGCGAGGTACCACCCGAGGATGAGGCCAAGATCATAGGACTCCGCCGCGTACCGATTCACCGAAACGAAGCGCTGGTGATGCCGCTGCTTGTTCCGATGCTTCGCGTCCGTGTTCACCTTGCGGATCAGACCGTCGACTTCTTCGTAGGTCCCGTCACCGGCGTGTTTCATCAGGTCGTACACGCGGCGGTCGCGACCAACTACTGGAGCTGCGGTCACGATGAAGTCCGACGGGTGCACATCCTGGGCCGCCAGCCACACGAAACCGTTGAACGGGTCAGCGCCATCACCCTCGATCAATGTGTCGACATCACGCGTGGTCCACACGAGAATTGGGTGTTCCGGCGTGCACCGGATCGGCTCCTTGTGCCCGAAGTGCGAAATCGACACCAGAGCTTGGTCGTTCGGGTTCTCCACCACCGCCTCCACAGCGCGGTAGGAGCCGTCGTGGGAGAGCACCCGGTCACCGGACTGCAACGTCTCGATTGCCCGCGGGCCGTCGATCGTGTCGACCGGTGTCCCCGCCGGAAAGCACGACACCGGCTCGCCGCGCTGCTTCTTGCCCGAGTTGAGGAAGGTCGGGGTGGCGGGCTGGAAACGGCCGTCGATGATCTCGTCGACCAGTTTGCCCGCGAGCACCTCGTCACCGGCGGCCAGCGTCAGCGCGACCATCACCACGCGGTCCTCGAACCGCTCCAGATAGCGCTTACCGTCAAAGGTCTTCAGGGTGTACGAGGTGTAGTACTTGAACGCGCCGAGGAAGGTCGGGAACCGGAACTTCTTGGCGTAGGCCTGCTGGAACAGCGACTTGATGAACGCGCGGCTGTACTGCTCGAGAACCTCTGCCTCGTAATAGTTCTCGTCGACCAGGTAGTCCAGCTTCTCGTCCAGATTGTGGAAGAAGACGGTGTTCTGGTTGACGTGCTGCAGGAAGTACTGGTGCGCGGCTTCGCGGTCCTTGTCGAACTGGATCTTGCCGTCGGCGCCGTACAGGTTCAGCATCGCGTTGAGGGCGTGGTAGTCCATCACCTCGCCCGCCTCGGCGTTCCGGACCGGGGGCTGCTCTAAGCGAGCCGTCTTGCCGGTCGGTGCTGTCGTTGCTGTTGCCAAAACAATCCCAATCCCTCTCGGACGCGCTCGACGTCCTCAGCGGTTCCCATGAGTTCGAAGCGATACAGGTAAGGCACCCCGCATTTGCGCGAGATCACCTCGCCCGCATAGCAGTAGGTATCGCCGAAGTTCGTATTTCCCGCCGCGACGACCCCGCGCAGCAGGGCGCGGTTGTGCGGATCGTTGAGGAACTTGGCGACCTGCCGCGGCACGAAATCCTTATCGGATCTGTTTCCCCCCAGTACGTGCCGACCGCCCCCGTAGGTGGGGACGATCAGCACGTAGGGTTCGTCTACGCGCAGCGAATCAGCGGTGTGCAGTGGTATACGAGTCGCCGGGAGTCCCAGCTTCTCGACGAAGCGATGCGTGTTCTCCGAGGCGCTGGAGAAGTAGACCAGCCCAGGAGCGGTGTCTGCGGGGTGACCCGCGGACGCTTTCCCTGTGGACATGGCTCTCTCCTGTTTTCATCGGATGAACCGGAAGCGAGAAAGGCGGTCAGGCCGCCACGGTCGCGAGCGACCTGATGCGATCGGGCCGGAAGCCGGACCAGTGATCCTCACCGGCGATGATGACCGGCGCCTGCAGGTAACCGAGCGCCATGACGTAGTCACGCGCCTCGTCGTTCTCGGAGATGTCGATGACTTCGTAGTCCACCCCGGCCTTGTCGAGCGCCTTGTAGGTGGCATTGCACTGGACGCAAGCGGGCTTGGTGTACACGGTGATGGTCATTGATGTCCCTCTCTCCTATGCCTGATCCACAGCCTGTGATCCGTATGCCGATCGTTTCCAGCGACCTGCAAGAGTCGCTACGGTGTGCTGATCCGACGTACCTGCGCAAACTCCTGGGCCGGTACCTGAAATCCCTGCTCAGCCGCTCGCGGCAGGAGCTGATCTCATCCCGTCTTCCAGTACGGAAGACACTACACCTAGTGGCCGACAGATTCATACAACACGACATGTTGCGAGTCACAAAGATGTGATTCCCGATCGGTAAGTACCTGGACGCTCGATTCGCAACCCGACACAACAGTGGCGCAGATCACAATTTCATACCGCAGCGGACTTCCAGCAAACCTCTTCGGCAGACAAAAAGGGCCGCCCCGCTCCGCGAACGGAGTGGGGCGGCCCTGCATCCAGGAACGCGGCGCTAGGCGGACACCAGTTCGCCGCTGGTCGCCCGAACGAGTTCGTGCACGGTCGCGCCGAGCTGGGTCAGCGCCTCGGCATCATCACGGGGATGCGCCTCGGTGAACCGCGCGCCGAATCCACCGAAGTGCAGGTGCGCGTCCTCCACGACGTTCGCGCCGGCCACACCGAGCGCCTTGACCACATCGCCGTGCGCCCACTTGGCCGCGTTCTGGCTGATCGAACCGCTCACCACCGCGACCGGACGATCCTTGAGCGCACCGGCGCCGTAGGGGCGCGAGGCCCAGTCGATGGCGTTCTTCAGTACGGCCGGAATGGTGCCGTTGTACTCGGGGGTGACCAGCAGCAGCCCATTGGATTCGGCGACCGCGGCGCGCAGCGCCTGCGCGGCGGCGGGCACGGAGCCGGGCACGTCGAGGTCTTCGTTGTAGAACGGGATATCGGCGAGGCCCTCGTAGATGGTGATCTCGACGCCCTCCGGCGCGGTCTGCACCGCGGCCTCGGCGAGCCGACGGTTGATCGATGCGGCACGGAGGCTGCCGATAAGAGCGAGGATGCGGGTCTGGGGCATGACGACTCCTGGTGTACTGAATGTGGTGTCCGAACTTCTGCCTACACTAACCGGACCATGGTCCGATTCCATTCCCGGGAGAACCGCGAGAGGCCTGTGAGCTACAGCACATCCACGCCGGACGGAATGATGCCGGAGCGCCCTTTACTCGGCGTCGGTGCACCCCTGCCCGGAAACCACGAACGCGCGGACGCCGCGCGCAACCGCCAGTTACTTCTGGACGCAGCGCAACAGCTGGTACGCGAGCAAGGCGTAGACAGCCTAACGATGGATGCGCTCGCCAAACGGGCCGGCGTCGGCAAGGGCACCGTCTTCCGCCGCTTCGGCAGCAGGTCAGGGCTGCTGCGGGCACTTTTGGATCATGCCGAGCGGAAATATCAGGAAGCGTTCATGTTCGGGCCGCCGCCGCTGGGGCCGGGGGCGGCACCGGTGGATCGGCTCATCGCCTTCGGGCGGGCCCGGCTGCTCGATATCGAGGTCGAAGGCGAACTGCACCGTGCCGCGGAGATCGGCGAGGCGAGCGACCGCTATACCGGCGCGCCGTACGAACTGCTCCGGTCGCATGTGTCGATGCTGTTGCGCCAGGCGAATATCGACGGCGATGCCACGCTGATCGCCGACGGGCTACTCGGCCTGCTCACGGCCGCGTTGGTGATGCATCAAATGCATGTCCTCGGCTACAGCCGGTGCCAGATCGGGGATAACTGGGAAGCCTTCGTTCGGCGCGTCGTCACCACGTTGCGCCCAGTAGAGTGACACGTCATGGGGAACCTGCGTGCACAGATCATCGCCGAGTTGGGCGTCCAGTCGAGTATCGAACCGAAGGTCGAAGTACGGCGCCGGATCGATTTCCTCAAGGACTATCTGAGCGCAAGTCCCGCACGGGGTTTCGTCCTCGGCATCAGCGGCGGCCAGGACAGCGCGCTGACCGGGCGACTGTGCCAGCTCGCCGCCGAGGAGCTGCGCGCCGACGGCGTCGATGCCGCATTCCTCGCGGTGCGGCTGCCCTATGGTGTGCAGGCCGATGAGGCCGATGCCCGGATCGCACTGCGGTTCATCCAGCCCGACCGCTCGGTGGTGGTCAATATCCGCCCCGGCGCCAATGCCGTTGCCGCCGAGGTCGCCTCGTCACTGAGTTCACCCACCCCGTCGGCTCCGCCGACTGCCAACCCCCGGCACGTGGACAAACTGCGTGATTTCGTGCGCGGCAATGTCAAGGCCCGCGAACGCATGGTGATCCAGTACGCCATCGCCGGACAGGAGAACATGC is part of the Nocardia sp. NBC_00565 genome and encodes:
- the nrdH gene encoding glutaredoxin-like protein NrdH codes for the protein MTITVYTKPACVQCNATYKALDKAGVDYEVIDISENDEARDYVMALGYLQAPVIIAGEDHWSGFRPDRIRSLATVAA
- the nrdI gene encoding class Ib ribonucleoside-diphosphate reductase assembly flavoprotein NrdI gives rise to the protein MSTGKASAGHPADTAPGLVYFSSASENTHRFVEKLGLPATRIPLHTADSLRVDEPYVLIVPTYGGGRHVLGGNRSDKDFVPRQVAKFLNDPHNRALLRGVVAAGNTNFGDTYCYAGEVISRKCGVPYLYRFELMGTAEDVERVREGLGLFWQQQRQHRPARRLA
- the nadE gene encoding ammonia-dependent NAD(+) synthetase; translation: MGNLRAQIIAELGVQSSIEPKVEVRRRIDFLKDYLSASPARGFVLGISGGQDSALTGRLCQLAAEELRADGVDAAFLAVRLPYGVQADEADARIALRFIQPDRSVVVNIRPGANAVAAEVASSLSSPTPSAPPTANPRHVDKLRDFVRGNVKARERMVIQYAIAGQENMLVVGTDHAAEAVTGFFTKFGDGGVDITPLTGLTKRQGAALLQELGAPSSIWSKVPTADLEDDRPALPDEEALGLRYSEIDDYLEGKDVTPEVAEKLETMFRNTRHKRTVPVTPLDTWWR
- a CDS encoding NAD(P)H-dependent oxidoreductase, whose amino-acid sequence is MPQTRILALIGSLRAASINRRLAEAAVQTAPEGVEITIYEGLADIPFYNEDLDVPGSVPAAAQALRAAVAESNGLLLVTPEYNGTIPAVLKNAIDWASRPYGAGALKDRPVAVVSGSISQNAAKWAHGDVVKALGVAGANVVEDAHLHFGGFGARFTEAHPRDDAEALTQLGATVHELVRATSGELVSA
- a CDS encoding TetR/AcrR family transcriptional regulator, with the protein product MPERPLLGVGAPLPGNHERADAARNRQLLLDAAQQLVREQGVDSLTMDALAKRAGVGKGTVFRRFGSRSGLLRALLDHAERKYQEAFMFGPPPLGPGAAPVDRLIAFGRARLLDIEVEGELHRAAEIGEASDRYTGAPYELLRSHVSMLLRQANIDGDATLIADGLLGLLTAALVMHQMHVLGYSRCQIGDNWEAFVRRVVTTLRPVE